One window of Vespa velutina chromosome 2, iVesVel2.1, whole genome shotgun sequence genomic DNA carries:
- the LOC124947195 gene encoding venom acid phosphatase Acph-1-like isoform X3 has protein sequence MGFGELTNNGKKRAYEFGKFLRSRYRNFLNDIYTPELIKAHTTDYSRTKMSLLLVLAGLFPPKNIQKWNYDLNWQPIPITYVPWIEDNILLPMDCPSYIEEYQRVLKTPEVIQKMNEFSEMNSNLTKWSGKNISTPLDMYSLYNILMAEWMMNLPLPEWTRSVFPDGQLKDGIIYSYEVSNSNTKLKRLSGGPLLQKMVEDMLAVKNGKLIKRKMNLYSGHETNIGSMLNVLNVYKPHIPKYSSAVILELLQSNQTYYVKIVHYTGIPSKAIELQIPNCQVLCPFDKFMEITASVRPSNEEIICDKTQTNK, from the exons ATGGGTTTTGGAGAATTGACAAAT AATGGTAAAAAACGTGCGTATGAATTTGGAAAATTTCTCAGATCAAGATATAGAAACTTCTTAAATGACATTTATACACCAGAACTGATAAAAGCCCACACTACAGATTATTCGAGAACAAAAATGTCGTTATTACTTGTTCTTGCAGGATTATTCCCGcctaaaaatattcaaaaatggaattatgatttaaattgGCAACCAATACCTATTACATATGTTCCTTGGATTGAAGATAATATCTTATTACCTATGGATTGTCCTTC atatatagaagaaTACCAAAGAGTTTTAAAAACACCTGAAGTTATACAGAAGATGAATGAATTTAGTGAAATGAACTCCAATTTGACAAAGTGGAGTGGTAAAAATATTAGCACTCCTTTAGATatgtattctttatataatattcttatggCAGAATGGATGATGAATCTTCCCTTGCCTGAATGGACCCGCTCTGTATTTCCAGATGGCCAACTGAAAGATGGCATCATTTACTCTTATGAAGTTTCTAATTCAAATACTAAATTGAAAAGACTTTCTGGAg gTCCATTACTTCAAAAAATGGTAGAAGATATGTTAGCtgttaaaaatggaaaattaataaaaagaaagatgaatttATATAGTGGTCACGAAACAAATATTGGTAGTAtgttaaatgttttaaatgtGTATAAACCACATATTCCAAAGTATTCCAGTGCTGTTATATTAGAATTGCTTCAAAGTAATCAGACTTATTATGTTAAG aTTGTTCATTACACAGGCATTCCGTCAAAAGCAATAGAACTCCAAATACCAAATTGTCAAGTGTTATGTCCATTTGACAAATTTATGGAAATAACTGCTTCTGTTCGTCCCTCcaatgaagaaataatatgtGACAAAAcacaaacgaacaaataa
- the LOC124947195 gene encoding venom acid phosphatase Acph-1-like isoform X1 yields the protein MNILQNLFNFFNIIVINLIVIAICISTKEQEFRLVNVIFRHGDRTPNKELYPNDPYKTYDFYPMGFGELTNNGKKRAYEFGKFLRSRYRNFLNDIYTPELIKAHTTDYSRTKMSLLLVLAGLFPPKNIQKWNYDLNWQPIPITYVPWIEDNILLPMDCPSYIEEYQRVLKTPEVIQKMNEFSEMNSNLTKWSGKNISTPLDMYSLYNILMAEWMMNLPLPEWTRSVFPDGQLKDGIIYSYEVSNSNTKLKRLSGGPLLQKMVEDMLAVKNGKLIKRKMNLYSGHETNIGSMLNVLNVYKPHIPKYSSAVILELLQSNQTYYVKIVHYTGIPSKAIELQIPNCQVLCPFDKFMEITASVRPSNEEIICDKTQTNK from the exons atgaatatactacaaaatttgtttaatttctttaatataattgttattaatctaATTGTTATTGCAATATGTATCAGTACAAAGGAACAAGAATTTCGATTAGTAAACGTG atatttaggCACGGAGATCGAACGccaaataaagaattatatccAAATGATCCATATAAGACATATGATTTTTATCCTATGGGTTTTGGAGAATTGACAAAT AATGGTAAAAAACGTGCGTATGAATTTGGAAAATTTCTCAGATCAAGATATAGAAACTTCTTAAATGACATTTATACACCAGAACTGATAAAAGCCCACACTACAGATTATTCGAGAACAAAAATGTCGTTATTACTTGTTCTTGCAGGATTATTCCCGcctaaaaatattcaaaaatggaattatgatttaaattgGCAACCAATACCTATTACATATGTTCCTTGGATTGAAGATAATATCTTATTACCTATGGATTGTCCTTC atatatagaagaaTACCAAAGAGTTTTAAAAACACCTGAAGTTATACAGAAGATGAATGAATTTAGTGAAATGAACTCCAATTTGACAAAGTGGAGTGGTAAAAATATTAGCACTCCTTTAGATatgtattctttatataatattcttatggCAGAATGGATGATGAATCTTCCCTTGCCTGAATGGACCCGCTCTGTATTTCCAGATGGCCAACTGAAAGATGGCATCATTTACTCTTATGAAGTTTCTAATTCAAATACTAAATTGAAAAGACTTTCTGGAg gTCCATTACTTCAAAAAATGGTAGAAGATATGTTAGCtgttaaaaatggaaaattaataaaaagaaagatgaatttATATAGTGGTCACGAAACAAATATTGGTAGTAtgttaaatgttttaaatgtGTATAAACCACATATTCCAAAGTATTCCAGTGCTGTTATATTAGAATTGCTTCAAAGTAATCAGACTTATTATGTTAAG aTTGTTCATTACACAGGCATTCCGTCAAAAGCAATAGAACTCCAAATACCAAATTGTCAAGTGTTATGTCCATTTGACAAATTTATGGAAATAACTGCTTCTGTTCGTCCCTCcaatgaagaaataatatgtGACAAAAcacaaacgaacaaataa
- the LOC124947195 gene encoding venom acid phosphatase Acph-1-like isoform X2, producing MNILQNLFNFFNIIVINLIVIAICISTKEQEFRLVNVIFRHGDRTPNKELYPNDPYKTYDFYPMGFGELTNNGKKRAYEFGKFLRSRYRNFLNDIYTPELIKAHTTDYSRTKMSLLLVLAGLFPPKNIQKWNYDLNWQPIPITYVPWIEDNILLPMDCPSYIEEYQRVLKTPEVIQKMNEFSEMNSNLTKWSGKNISTPLDMYSLYNILMAEWMMNLPLPEWTRSVFPDGQLKDGIIYSYEVSNSNTKLKRLSGGPLLQKMVEDMLAVKNGKLIKRKMNLYSGHETNIGSMLNVLNVYKPHIPKYSSAVILELLQSNQTYYVKVLNFKTLICKYFQYQYHIHFTFIFLINVIFRLFITQAFRQKQ from the exons atgaatatactacaaaatttgtttaatttctttaatataattgttattaatctaATTGTTATTGCAATATGTATCAGTACAAAGGAACAAGAATTTCGATTAGTAAACGTG atatttaggCACGGAGATCGAACGccaaataaagaattatatccAAATGATCCATATAAGACATATGATTTTTATCCTATGGGTTTTGGAGAATTGACAAAT AATGGTAAAAAACGTGCGTATGAATTTGGAAAATTTCTCAGATCAAGATATAGAAACTTCTTAAATGACATTTATACACCAGAACTGATAAAAGCCCACACTACAGATTATTCGAGAACAAAAATGTCGTTATTACTTGTTCTTGCAGGATTATTCCCGcctaaaaatattcaaaaatggaattatgatttaaattgGCAACCAATACCTATTACATATGTTCCTTGGATTGAAGATAATATCTTATTACCTATGGATTGTCCTTC atatatagaagaaTACCAAAGAGTTTTAAAAACACCTGAAGTTATACAGAAGATGAATGAATTTAGTGAAATGAACTCCAATTTGACAAAGTGGAGTGGTAAAAATATTAGCACTCCTTTAGATatgtattctttatataatattcttatggCAGAATGGATGATGAATCTTCCCTTGCCTGAATGGACCCGCTCTGTATTTCCAGATGGCCAACTGAAAGATGGCATCATTTACTCTTATGAAGTTTCTAATTCAAATACTAAATTGAAAAGACTTTCTGGAg gTCCATTACTTCAAAAAATGGTAGAAGATATGTTAGCtgttaaaaatggaaaattaataaaaagaaagatgaatttATATAGTGGTCACGAAACAAATATTGGTAGTAtgttaaatgttttaaatgtGTATAAACCACATATTCCAAAGTATTCCAGTGCTGTTATATTAGAATTGCTTCAAAGTAATCAGACTTATTATGTTAAGGTACTTAATTTTAAGACacttatttgtaaatattttcaatatcagtatcatattcattttacttttatttttttaattaatgttatttttagaTTGTTCATTACACAGGCATTCCGTCAAAAGCAATAG